The Amycolatopsis methanolica 239 nucleotide sequence GGCCAGGTCGACGTCACCGGAGTACCCCTCGTTGAACACCAGGTAGAGCACGCGCAGCACGGTGGCGACGTCGCCGGGCTGGTCGAAGCGCACCCCGGAGACCGTCCGCTTGGCGCGGCTGACGCGCTGCGCCATCGTCGCCTCCGGCACCAGGTACGCGGCGGCGATCTGCCGGGTGGTCAGGCCGCCGACCGCGCGCAACGTGAGCGCGACCGCGGACGACGGGGTCAGCGACGGGTGCGCGCACAGGAAGTACAGCTGGAGCGTGTCGTCCACGCCGACGGCCTGCCCCGGTTCCGGCTCCTCGTCGACGATGTCCTCACGACGGCGCCGGGCCGCGTCCGCCCTGGTCGCGTCGAGGAACTTCCGCCAGGCGACAGTGACCAGCCAGCCCTTCGGATCGCGCGGCGGGTCGGCAGGCCACACGCGCAACGCCTCGACCAGCGCCTCCTGCACCGCGTCCTCGGCCGCCGCGAAGTCGGCTCCGCGGCGGACGAGGATCGCGAGCACAGTCGGGGTGAGACCACGGAGCAGGGCCTCGTCCACCGCGGGGGTCATTCCGTGACGGTGGGCGGCTCGGCGAGGAAGGGGCGCAGCTCGAGCCATTCGTGGATCGGCTTGCCGCCCGCCCCGGGTGCGGCCGACAGTTCGCCGGCCAGCTCCAACGCACGCTCGTGGCTGTCCACGTCGATCACCATCCAGCCCGCGATCAGGTCCTTGGTCTCCGGGAACGGGCCGTCGGTCACCGGCGGACGACCCTCCCCGTCGTAGCGCACCCACGTCCCCTCCGGAGCCAGCGCCTGACCGTCGACGAACTCACCGGTCTCCTCCAACCTGGCCGCGAAAACCCGCATGTACTGCACGTGCGCGGTGACCTCCTCCGGCGTCCACTGATCCATCGGCACGTCGTTGACCGCCGCCGGAGCGCCGCGGTAGTGCTTGAGCAGCAGGTACTTGGCCATGATCTTCTCCTCGGTGTGGTACGGCCCATTGTGGCCGCGTACCAACCGGGGACGGAGCCGTTTCCGGCATCTCGACACCGACGCGCGAACTTTTTTTTCCGGCAGACCGCTGCGGTTTAGGCAAGACTCAGCTAATGCGGGAAACCGGCCCCGGGGTGCTTCAATGACCACGTGACCGAGACGAAGGACGCCGCCGAGGCGCACGCGCACGAACCCCACGGCGAGAGCCTGGGCAGCAGGCTGAACTGGCTGCGCGCCGGGGTTCTCGGGGCCAACGACGGGATCGTGTCGGTCGCCGGGCTCGTCGTCGGCGTCGCAGGCGCGACCACCGACCACGGCGCCATTCTGATGGCCGGAATAGCCGGACTGGTCGCGGGCGCGCTTTCCATGGCGGGCGGGGAATACGTTTCGGTGAGCACCCAGCGCGACACCGAGCAGGCCGCGCTCAAGCTGGAAAAACAAGAACTGAAGACGATGCCGGAGGCCGAGGAGCGGGAGCTCGCCGACATCTACGAGGACAAGGGCCTGTCCCGCGAGCTCGCCGAGCGGGTGGCCCGCGAGCTGTCGCAGAAGGACGCGCTCGCCGCCCACGCGGAGGCCGAGCTCGGCATCGATCCCGACGAGCTGACCAACCCGTGGCAGGCCGCGTGGGCGTCGTTCGTGTCGTTCTCAATCGGCGCGCTCATCCCGCTGCTGGCGATCGCGCTGCCGCCCACGTCGTGGCGGGTGTGGACGTGCGCGATCGCCGTCGTCGCGGGCCTCGCGCTGACCGGGTACACCAGTGCCCGGCTCGGCAGCGCCGGGCCGGGCCGGGCGGTGGCGCGCAACGTGGGCGTCGGCGCGCTGACCATGCTGGTCACCTACTACGTCGGCACGCTGTTCGGCATCACCGCCGGCTAGCGCGGAACGCGGTAGCGGATGTGGGTGGCCTCGGGCGTGTCGATCACCTCGGGGATCCCCAGCTCGATCCGCGCGGGCAGTACGTCGAACAGCCTGCGGCCGCCGCCGAACAGCACGGGGATCTGGTGGATCTGCACCTCGTCCAGCACGCCCGCCTCGATCGGCCGCTGCCCGGTGTACGCGCCGATGACGTGCACCCGGCGGTCTCCGGCGGCCGCCTTCGCCCGTGCCATCGCCTCGACGATGCCGTCCGCGTAGGTCATCAGCGGGTAACCGGCCACGTCCGGGCCGGGCGGCCGGTGGCTGGGCACGAAGATCGGGACGCCCATGCCCCCGTGGTCGCCACCCCAGTGATCGACCTGCTCCGCGGTCCGGCGCCCGCTGACGACCGCACCGGCCGCGCTGATCCGGTCCATCAGCTCGGCACTGGGACCGGATTGGCGTGGTTCGAAGTCCGGGGTGAACGCCCATTCGTGCAGGCGCATGAAGCCGTCGCCGCCGGGGTTTCCCGGTCCGTCGTTCGGGCCGGGCGGATTCGACCGGCTAGCGCACGCCCGACATCAGTTTCCGCACGAACGGGCTGATCAGCGCCAGCACCACACCGATCACGACGGCGACCCCGCCGACGATGCCGAAGTACGACGCCTCGTGGTCGGTGCCGTAGTACTCGGCCAGCGAGCCGGACAGCGCGGTGCCCAGTGAGACCGACAGGAAGTTCAACGCGACCATCTGCGTGCGGAACGCGTCCGGCGCCAGCTTCGTCGACAGGGACAGGCCGACCGGCGACAGCATCAGCTCCGCGACGGTGAACACCAGCAGGATCCCGACCAGCGCGAGCAGTGGCGTGCTGTTTCCGGCGCCGCCCGCGAAGAACAGGAACAGCAGGAACGCCACACCCATCACGGACGTGCCGAGCGCGAACTTGATCGGCGTCGACGGCTGCCGTGAGCCCAGCTTGATCCAGATCGCGGCCAACACCGGCGCGAGCAGCAGGATGAACACCGGGTTGATCGACTGCACCCAGCTCACCGGCATCTCCCAGCCGAACAGGTCGCGGTCCAGCCGCTGGTCCGAATACACCGCGACCACCGTGAACTGCTGCTGGTAGAGCGCGAAGAACGCGGCGCTGGCGATGAACATCGGGATGAACGACAGCACCCGCCGCCGCTCGATGGCGGTGATCTTGCTGCTGCTCAGGATCACCGTGAAGTAGACGACCGACGCGATGCCGACGATCCACACGACCACGTCGGACAGGTTGGCCGCGGTGACGATCCCGCTCAGCACGGCCGCCACGATGACGGCGACCAGCACCAGTAGCACCCCGCCGATCGCGGGCCGCCGCTGCGCGGGCAGCGGGTTGGGCACCTCGCGCGCGGTGTCGGGCAGGTTGCGCCGGAAGATCGTGTACTGGGTCAGGCCGATCGCCATGCCGATCGCGGCGAGCCCGAACCCGAGGTGGAAGCCGACTTCGCTCTGCGCGAGCCCGGTGAGCAGCGGGCCGACGAACCCACCCAGGTTGACGCCCATGTAGAAGATCGTGAAGCCGGCGTCGCGCCGCTCGTCCTTCTCGCCGTAGAGCGTGCCGACGACCGCGGTGGCGTTGCCCTTCAACCCGCCGCTGCCGATTGCGACGCACACCAGGCCGACGCCGATCCCCAGGAAACCGGGCAGGAACGCGAGGCTGATGTGCCCGATCATGATCAGCACGGCGCTGTAGAACAGCGTGCGCTCGGACCCCAGCAGGCGGTCGGCGACCCAGGCGCCCACGATCGTGGACAGGTACACGAGACCGCCGTAGGCCCCGACGATGCTGGTGGCGGTGGCCTCCGGCATCGCGAGGCCGCCCTCGGCGACCGAGTAGTAGAGGTAGATCGGCAGGATGCCGAGCATCCCGTAGTACGAGAAGCGTTCCCACATCTCGACGCCGAACAGGTTCGCGAGCCCGATCGGGTGCCCGAAGAACCGGGTGTCGCGCTTCGCCTCGGTGGAGGTCGTCACTGCCCCGCCCTTTTAAGGTCTAGACAACGTTGGCGAGTGACATGCTACGACTCCTGTTGGGCATCATGTTACCGGCCCGTAAGGTACGATGGTTCATGGTGCGCCGGGAAGTCTGGTCGGCAAAACTCGGTCCGACCGATCCCGGAGGAGCCTCCAGTGGGCCAGCCGCGTCGCCCCGCCAGCGAATTCGTGCGTTACCTGCGCACCGAGACCACCGGCGGGATGATCCTGCTCGCCGCCACCGCCATCGCCCTGATCTGGGCGAACTCGCCGATCGGCGAGTCCTACCGCGTGGTGCGCGACTTCCACGTAGGCCCGCACCTGCTGCACCTGAACCTGTCGATCGGCGACTGGGCGAAGGACGGCCTGCTCGCGCTGTTCTTCTTCGTCGCCGGGCTCGAACTCAAGCGCGAGCTGGTCGTCGGCGAGTTGTCGCAGCTCAAGAAGGCCGTGCTGCCGATCATCGCGGCCATCGGCGGGATGATCGTGCCCGCCGTGGTCGCCCTGCTCGTCGGCGACGGCGCGGAGGGCATGGAACGCGCGTGGGCGATCCCGACCGCGACCGACATCGCGTTCGCGCTGGGTGTGCTCGCCCTCACCGCGTCGAACCTGCCGAGCAGCGCGCGCGTTTTCCTGCTGTCCCTGGCGGTCGTCGACGACCTGGGCGCGATCATCCTCATCGCCGTGTTGTTCACCACGTCCTTCAACCTGGTCGCCGCGCTGGTCGCGGTCGCCGCGCTCGCGCTGTACGCGTTCCTGCAGCACAAGCGGGTGCGGGCGTGGTGGATCTACGTGCCGCTCGCGGTCGTCGTGTGGGTCGCGGTGCACTCGGCGGGCGTGCACGCCACGATCGCCGGCGTCGCGCTCGGCCTACTCACCCGCGTGCGGCCGGACCCGGGCGAGGAGCACGCGCCCGCGATCCGACTGGAGCACCGGCTGCAGCCGTGGTCGGCGGCGGTGGCCGTGCCGGTGTTCGCGCTGTTCGCGGCCGGTATCGCGGTCAGCGGCGACTCGCTC carries:
- a CDS encoding dihydrofolate reductase family protein: MRLHEWAFTPDFEPRQSGPSAELMDRISAAGAVVSGRRTAEQVDHWGGDHGGMGVPIFVPSHRPPGPDVAGYPLMTYADGIVEAMARAKAAAGDRRVHVIGAYTGQRPIEAGVLDEVQIHQIPVLFGGGRRLFDVLPARIELGIPEVIDTPEATHIRYRVPR
- a CDS encoding VIT1/CCC1 transporter family protein — encoded protein: MTETKDAAEAHAHEPHGESLGSRLNWLRAGVLGANDGIVSVAGLVVGVAGATTDHGAILMAGIAGLVAGALSMAGGEYVSVSTQRDTEQAALKLEKQELKTMPEAEERELADIYEDKGLSRELAERVARELSQKDALAAHAEAELGIDPDELTNPWQAAWASFVSFSIGALIPLLAIALPPTSWRVWTCAIAVVAGLALTGYTSARLGSAGPGRAVARNVGVGALTMLVTYYVGTLFGITAG
- the nhaA gene encoding Na+/H+ antiporter NhaA, with translation MGQPRRPASEFVRYLRTETTGGMILLAATAIALIWANSPIGESYRVVRDFHVGPHLLHLNLSIGDWAKDGLLALFFFVAGLELKRELVVGELSQLKKAVLPIIAAIGGMIVPAVVALLVGDGAEGMERAWAIPTATDIAFALGVLALTASNLPSSARVFLLSLAVVDDLGAIILIAVLFTTSFNLVAALVAVAALALYAFLQHKRVRAWWIYVPLAVVVWVAVHSAGVHATIAGVALGLLTRVRPDPGEEHAPAIRLEHRLQPWSAAVAVPVFALFAAGIAVSGDSLGRVFTEAVPLAVFLGLVVGKPVGIFGACFAAVKLRLAEKPRGVGWRDIAALSLLGGVGFTVSLLIADLALDGATSELARTAVLLASAVCSLTGAAVLLRRNKVHAAAED
- a CDS encoding YciI family protein, with protein sequence MAKYLLLKHYRGAPAAVNDVPMDQWTPEEVTAHVQYMRVFAARLEETGEFVDGQALAPEGTWVRYDGEGRPPVTDGPFPETKDLIAGWMVIDVDSHERALELAGELSAAPGAGGKPIHEWLELRPFLAEPPTVTE
- a CDS encoding peptide MFS transporter translates to MTTSTEAKRDTRFFGHPIGLANLFGVEMWERFSYYGMLGILPIYLYYSVAEGGLAMPEATATSIVGAYGGLVYLSTIVGAWVADRLLGSERTLFYSAVLIMIGHISLAFLPGFLGIGVGLVCVAIGSGGLKGNATAVVGTLYGEKDERRDAGFTIFYMGVNLGGFVGPLLTGLAQSEVGFHLGFGLAAIGMAIGLTQYTIFRRNLPDTAREVPNPLPAQRRPAIGGVLLVLVAVIVAAVLSGIVTAANLSDVVVWIVGIASVVYFTVILSSSKITAIERRRVLSFIPMFIASAAFFALYQQQFTVVAVYSDQRLDRDLFGWEMPVSWVQSINPVFILLLAPVLAAIWIKLGSRQPSTPIKFALGTSVMGVAFLLFLFFAGGAGNSTPLLALVGILLVFTVAELMLSPVGLSLSTKLAPDAFRTQMVALNFLSVSLGTALSGSLAEYYGTDHEASYFGIVGGVAVVIGVVLALISPFVRKLMSGVR